CCGTGCGAACTGGACTGCCTCGTCGAGTTTGTCCGCGGTTTCGGCGTAGACGGTGAACAGCGGCGCACCTTCTTCGACGGTGTCGCCGACTCGCGCCGCGAGGTCGACCCCAGCGCCTTTGTCCTTGGGCGCGCCGGCGCGGCGGGCGGTTTCGTTCACGAGGCGATTGTTGGCGTGGCCGACGAGACCCGCCTGCGGGGCCTCGACTGTCGCCGTGTGGCCCCCGAGTGGGAGGTCGGACGCGGTCACGTCGGGGTCGCCGTCCTGGGCGGCGACGATCTCGCGGAACTTCGCGAGCGCGCGGCCGTCGTCGAGGATCTGGGCGGCACCGTCCTCGCAGTCACAGGCCGACAGCACCATCTCGGCGAGGCTGACGCTTTTCTGCCGGAGGTCCTCGGGCCCCTCACCCTCGAGGACCGCGAGCACGTCCCGCGCTTCGAGGCCACAGCCGATCCCGGTGCCCACTGGCTGGTTGCCCCGCGTGATCGCACAGTCGACGTGCATGTCGAGGGCATCGCCGACCCGGTCGAAGTCCTCGGCCATCTCCCGGGCGGCGTCGAGGCTGGAGACCTTCGCCCCTTCGCCGTAGGGGATGTCGATGACGACGCGCGTCGACCCCGCGCTTTTCTTCTTCGAGAGGACGGAGGCGATCATCTGGCCCGGTGGGTCCAGCGACAGGGGCGTCTCGACGCGGATGATCTTGTCGTCGACCGGCGAGAGATTGACGCCGCCACCCCAGACCATACAGCCGCCGGTCTCGGCGACGATCTCGCGGATCTCGTCGATGTCGAACTCCACGTCACAGAACACCTCGACCGTGTCGGCGGTGCCGGCCGCGGAAGTGACCGCCCGCGAGGAGGTCTTGGGGATGGTCACGCCCGCGGCGGCGACGATGGACACGACGATGGGCGTCACGCGGTTGCCGGCGACGCCGCCGATGGAGTGTTTGTCGGCCACGGGGTCACCGTCCCAGTGCATCGTCTCGCCGGCGGCGATCATGCTCTCGGTGAGGTCGACGATCTCGGCCCGGGAGAGGCCGTTCGTGTAGACGCTGGTGACGAACGCCGAGAGTTCGGCGTCGGTGAGGCGGTCGTACTTGATGTCCGTGACGATCGCCTCGATCTCGTCGGCTTCGAGTTCGATGTCGTCCAGTTTCTTCCGGACGAACGAGGCCGAACTGGGATTCGGGGCGATGGACACACGGACTTCGCCCTCGATGTGGCCCAGCGGGCGCGTCACCGCCAGTTCACCCTCGTCGACGAGTTCGTCGGTCAGCTCGACGACGCCGATCACGGTCCGGCCGTCGTGTTCGATCTCGACTCTGTCGAGCGGGTGGACCCCGATCTCGGCGGCGTCACCCTCGTTGAGGAGTACCGTCGGCGTCCGCGTGCCGATGTCGATCTCCCGTGCCTGCAGTTTCATAGCCGTCCCTGTCGGCGAGGGAAAATAAGTGTCGGGAGGACGCCGCGTCAGTCCGCCGATTCCTCGACCTCGATCACCACGGGGTCGGGCTCGGTCGACCCGGTGACCGAATCCGGCTGGTCCGTCCCGCTCAGTTCGTCGAGCAGGAGTTCGACGTTGCGCACGTTCGACTTCCAGAACGCGTCGAAGACGGTGCCGACGAACGGGAGCGCACCGCCACCCACGTCGATCGCGATGTTGACCAGCATCCGCGCCAGCGTCGCGTACGAGACGCCGAGATACGCCGATTCGACGACGATGTACAGCGAGAGTCCCCCGCTGATCACGTCACCCACTACGGGTACAGCGCTCACCAGCGGATCGAGTCCGACACGCAACTCCGTGCCCGGGACCCGGACGCTCTCGTCCATGACGTAGGCGACGGCTTTGAGCCGGTCGACTGCTGCCTCGTCGATGCTGTCCGGCAGGTTCCGGTCCCCGTCGAACGTCTCGTCGAGTCGCGCCTCCAGATCCCAGCTCATACCCGAGGGGTTCGGTTCCGCGACGGATAAGACCGACGCCAGTCTTATTTGAATTTTGATAACCAGCCACAAAACACATGCCTGGGACGACGGGACGGGCTCGTATGCTTCAGGCAGCGTTCGAGGTGTGTACGGACTGTGGCAACCTGCACATGGAGGGCGGGACGGCTCCCGACCACGTCGACGAGTGTGCGGTCTGTGGCGGTCGCCTCGCCGACGTGGAACTCGACGACCTCGTCGGACTGTGAAGGGGGCCGGCCCCGCTCCCCTCCCGATCGGTGCACCGACACGCGGTCGTCGCCGTTGAAGTACCTGGCGCGTGAAAGTCGGCTGTGACCGGAACTCGCGTCGCCGTCGCCGGGACCTTCGGGCCGCTCCACGACGGCCACCGAAACCTCCTGCGGACGGCGCTGCAGTACGGGGACGACGGGGTGATCGTCGGACTGACCAGCGACGCGTTCGCGCAGGCGTCACGGACGCGTGCAGTCCCGCCATTCGAGCAGCGGCGCACAGCACTGAAAGCCGCGATCGAGGACCTCGACGAGTGGGACAGACCCGTGGAGATCAGACGGCTAACCGACGAGCACGGCATCGTCAGCGAGGACCCCGAGATCGATGCGCTGGTCGTCTCGCCGGAGACGGCGCAGGAACTGGCGGCGATCAACGACGGCCGACGCGAGAAGGGGTTCGAACCGATCCAGGGGATCGTCGCCCCCTACGTTCTGGCCGAGGACGGTGAACGTATCTCCTCGACCCGGATCGTTCGGGGCGAGATCGACGAACACGGGCGCGTCCGCGACTGATCACTCCGCGGCGTCCGCGTCGGGACGGATCGTCATCACCGGGGACGGCGAGGTCCGAACGACGCGTTCGGCGACGCTCCCGAGCAGGACGCGCCGCACGCCCGTCCGCCCGTGGGTTCCCATCACGATCAGATCGATCCCCTCGTCCTCGACGTAGTCGACGATCGCCCGGTGGGGGACGCCGACCAGAATCGCCTCCTCGGTGGGCCGGTCCGCGCGCTCGGCGCGGCTCACGATCTCGTCGACGTTCGACTGTGCGCTGGCTCGCAGGGTCGATTTCAGGTCGCCGACGTTCACGTCCGTCGGCGTCGTCAGTGCCACCTCGTCCACGTCGACGACCGCGAGGACGTGGACGGTCGCGTCGTAGCGTTCGGCCAGTCCGACGGCGTGATCCGCCGCGGCCAGCGCTCCCTCGCTTCCGTCGGTCGGCACCAGAATCGTGTCGTACTCGGTCATACGTCGGGATTCGATTCGATCGCGTAAATAAGGGTCGTCGGCTCCCAGTGACTGAGAGTCCACTCGCCCGGTCAGGTCCCCTCGACGTCGAACTCCTCGGGCGGGCGACCGGCGGCGTCGAGCACCTCGTCGGACACCAGGACCGGGCAGTCGACCCGGAGACCCAGCGCGATGCCGTCGCTGGGGCGGGCGTCGAAGACGAGTTCCTTGCGCTCGCCGCCGTGGTACTGCTCGGCGTCGATCTTGGCGTAGAAGGTGCCGTCGGCGAGGTCGTCGATGCGCACCTTGTCGATGGCACCGCCGAACTCGGCGACCATCTCGACGAACAGATCGTGTGTGAGCGGCCGGTCGAACGGTTCGCCCTCGATGGCCAGTTGCATCGACTGGGCCTGATCGCTGCTGACGAAGATCGGCAGGAGTTCGTCCCGCGCACGCAGGACGACGACCGGCGCACCCGAGCCTTCGTCGCCGACGCCGACACCGACGCCTTCGACGGTGGCCTCGTTCATACCCACAGTACGACCGGCGGGTATGAAAAGATATCCCGCAGGCGGGAGCGCGACCGAGCCTTTTTCTGTCCCTCGGCAGTCGGTGGGGCCATGCAATCGATCGGCTCGGGCACCGTCGCCGTCTCGTTCGAGGACCACCGCGCGGACGTGCTCCTGGATCGGCCGGAGAAGCGCAACGCGATGGACCTGACGGTCGTCGACGACCTCCGGGCGGCCATCGAGACCGTCGACGACCGCGAGGACGTGCGCGTGATGACCCTGCTCGGGAACGGTCCCGTCTTCTCGGCCGGGATGGATCTGGAACTGATGGCCGAGGCCGACATGGACGGCCACGACGAGATCTACGCCGGCCTCCGGGGCGTCTTCGACGGCATCGAGGCGCTGTCGGTCCCGACCGTCGTCGGCGTCGAGAAGGCCGCCATCGCCGGGGCCTTCGAGCTGACGCTGCCTTTCGACTTCCGGATCGTCGGTGCCGACGCCGCCTACGGCCTCAAGGAGACGAAACTCGGCATCTTCCCGTTCGGCGGCGGCACCCAGCGCCTCCCCCGGCTGATCGGGCTGGCGAAAGCGAAGGAGCTGGTGATGAAGTCCGATCAGATCGACCCCGAGGAGGCCGAGCGGGTCGGTCTCGTCAACGAGGTGGTCGAACCCGGGACGGTCGACGAGGCCACCCGCGAGTACGCCGACGAACTCGCGACGCGGGCCCCGATGGGGATGACGCGCGCCAAGGAGTGCCTGAACAGCGCGTTCGACGTGTCCCTCGAGGAGGGGCTGGACATGGAGTACGACCGATCGCGGGAGGTCTGGGACAGCCACGACCACCGCGAGGGGTTCGCGGCGATGCTGGAGGATCGGGAGCCCGAATTCGAGGGGGAGTGACTACAGATCCTCGGGCTTCAACCGCGCCAGTCGCATCGCGTTTCCGGTGATTGCGCTGGTCATGCCCACGTCTCCGATCAGGACGGCGTGGATGACGCCGACGAGGCCGAAGGGAATCCCGAGCGCGAGGACGGCCTTCACGCCCAGCGAGCCCCAGATGTTCTGCCGGATGACGCCGTTGGCCCGGCTGGCGAGTTTCGTGAGGTAGGGCAATCGGGAGAGGTCGTCGCCCAGCAGCGCCACGTCGGCGGTCTCGATGGCCGTGTCCGACCCGGCCGCGCCCATGGCGACGCCCACGTCCGCGGTCGCCAGCGCCGGCGCGTCGTTGATGCCGTCGCCGACCATCGCGACCTCGCCGAATTCGTCCTGCAGGCTCTCGACGGCCTCGACTTTCTCCTCCGGGAGCAGGCCGGCCCGGAACTCGTCGACGCCGACGTCCTCGGCGACGGCGCGGGCGGTTCCCTCGTTGTCGCCGGTGAGCATCACAGTGGTCAGTCCCTGCTCACGCAGGGCGTCGACGGTGCGGGCCGCGTTCGGCCGGATCGTGTCGGAGACGGCGATCAGGCCCTCGACCTCCGCCTCGGTGCCGACGAGGATCACGGTCTTGCCCTCGCTCTGAAGTCGCGGGATGGTGTCCTCGACGAGGTCGAGACAGCCCGCCCGCTCACACCGGTCGCGGGCGTCGTCTGGCAACTCGCCCGCGTCGGTCGTGAAGTGGACGTGACCGAGGTCGAAACCCAGGTCCTCGAAGAGTGCGGGCTTCCCGGCGAAGTGGGTCGCGCCGCCGAGGTCCGCGCGGACGCCCTGCCCGGTCAGGCTCTCGAAACCCTCGACCTCGCGGTCGCCGTCCTCGACGCCCTCGGCGCTGGCGTGACCGACGATGGCCGCGGCGATGGGGTGTTCGCTCCGGGCCTCCAGCCCGCGGGCACAGCGGAGCACGTCGTCCTCGTCGTTCCCGTTGAGCGGCACCACGTCGGTGACGCCGAGGTCGCCAGTCGTCAGTGTCCCCGTCTTGTCCAGCGCGACGGCGTCGACCTCGCCCATCGCTTCGAGGTGGTCGCCGCCCTTCACGAGGACGCCGTTGCGGGCCGCGCTCGTCACGCCCGAGACCACCGTGACCGGCGTCGAGATGACGAACGCGCAGGGACAGGCGATCACGAGAAAGGTGATGCCGTTGACGAGCCACTCGATCCCGGGCCACCCGAGGACCAGCGGCGGGACGGTCGCGGTGAGGATCGCCGCGGCGACGACGATGGGCGTGTAGTAGCCGGCGAAGCGGTCGACGAACTGCTCGCGGTCGGTCTTGCGCTCCTGTGCGCCCTCCACGAGGTCGATCACCCGCGAGAGCGTGGTGTCGTCGGCTCCCGCCGTGACCGAAAACTCCAGATAGCCGCTCTCGTTGATCGACCCGGCGTACACCTCGTCGCCGACGGTCTTGTCGACCGGGACGCTCTCGCCGGTGATCGGGGCCTCGTTGACCGCGCTCTCGCCCTCGGTCACCTCACCGTCCAGCGGCACCTTCTCCCCGGGTTCGACGACGACCGTCTCTCCGACATCGACTTCGCCCGCAGGGACCTCCGTCAGTTCACCGTCGCGCCGGACGAGGGCGCGTTCGGGTGCGAGTTCGAGCAACTCGGTCAGGGAGTTGCGCGCCCGGTCGACGGCGTGGCGTTCCAGCAACTCGGCGACGTTGAAGAGGACCGCGAGCGAGGCCGCCTCGATCAGCAGCCGCTCGGGCGTGAACAGCGACACCGCCGTCGCGCCGAGGATCGCGACGGTCATCAGGAAGTCGATGTCGAGACTCAGGTTCCGCGCCGAGTAGTAGCCGTTCCGGACGATCACTTCGCCACTCGCGGCGATGGCCACGAGCAGAACCACGTCGGCGGCGAACAGTGGGTGGCCGAACGGCCGGGCGACCGCCACGTCCAGCCCCAGCGGCAGGAACCGGACGGCGAGCCCGACCAGCAACAGCACTGCGCCGGCAGCGGTCTTTTTCGCTCGCGTGGTCTTCCAGACCGGTTCCGCCGCGGCCGGCCCCGCGCGCTCTGTGCCGGCTTCTGACGCGTCGGTCACCTCGTAGCCCGCCGCCTCGACTGCCTCGACGGCCGCCTCGCGCGCCTCGGCCGAGGCCGCCGTCAGCGTGACCACGCCCGTCGCCGGGCTGAACTCCGATCCGGTTACGCCCTCGACGCCGTCGAGCGC
This Halorientalis sp. IM1011 DNA region includes the following protein-coding sequences:
- a CDS encoding AMP phosphorylase; this translates as MKLQAREIDIGTRTPTVLLNEGDAAEIGVHPLDRVEIEHDGRTVIGVVELTDELVDEGELAVTRPLGHIEGEVRVSIAPNPSSASFVRKKLDDIELEADEIEAIVTDIKYDRLTDAELSAFVTSVYTNGLSRAEIVDLTESMIAAGETMHWDGDPVADKHSIGGVAGNRVTPIVVSIVAAAGVTIPKTSSRAVTSAAGTADTVEVFCDVEFDIDEIREIVAETGGCMVWGGGVNLSPVDDKIIRVETPLSLDPPGQMIASVLSKKKSAGSTRVVIDIPYGEGAKVSSLDAAREMAEDFDRVGDALDMHVDCAITRGNQPVGTGIGCGLEARDVLAVLEGEGPEDLRQKSVSLAEMVLSACDCEDGAAQILDDGRALAKFREIVAAQDGDPDVTASDLPLGGHTATVEAPQAGLVGHANNRLVNETARRAGAPKDKGAGVDLAARVGDTVEEGAPLFTVYAETADKLDEAVQFARENHPLRVSGPDEALVERYT
- a CDS encoding DUF4112 domain-containing protein, with product MSWDLEARLDETFDGDRNLPDSIDEAAVDRLKAVAYVMDESVRVPGTELRVGLDPLVSAVPVVGDVISGGLSLYIVVESAYLGVSYATLARMLVNIAIDVGGGALPFVGTVFDAFWKSNVRNVELLLDELSGTDQPDSVTGSTEPDPVVIEVEESAD
- a CDS encoding phosphopantetheine adenylyltransferase gives rise to the protein MTGTRVAVAGTFGPLHDGHRNLLRTALQYGDDGVIVGLTSDAFAQASRTRAVPPFEQRRTALKAAIEDLDEWDRPVEIRRLTDEHGIVSEDPEIDALVVSPETAQELAAINDGRREKGFEPIQGIVAPYVLAEDGERISSTRIVRGEIDEHGRVRD
- a CDS encoding universal stress protein — translated: MTEYDTILVPTDGSEGALAAADHAVGLAERYDATVHVLAVVDVDEVALTTPTDVNVGDLKSTLRASAQSNVDEIVSRAERADRPTEEAILVGVPHRAIVDYVEDEGIDLIVMGTHGRTGVRRVLLGSVAERVVRTSPSPVMTIRPDADAAE
- a CDS encoding bifunctional nuclease family protein; this encodes MNEATVEGVGVGVGDEGSGAPVVVLRARDELLPIFVSSDQAQSMQLAIEGEPFDRPLTHDLFVEMVAEFGGAIDKVRIDDLADGTFYAKIDAEQYHGGERKELVFDARPSDGIALGLRVDCPVLVSDEVLDAAGRPPEEFDVEGT
- a CDS encoding enoyl-CoA hydratase/isomerase family protein; the encoded protein is MQSIGSGTVAVSFEDHRADVLLDRPEKRNAMDLTVVDDLRAAIETVDDREDVRVMTLLGNGPVFSAGMDLELMAEADMDGHDEIYAGLRGVFDGIEALSVPTVVGVEKAAIAGAFELTLPFDFRIVGADAAYGLKETKLGIFPFGGGTQRLPRLIGLAKAKELVMKSDQIDPEEAERVGLVNEVVEPGTVDEATREYADELATRAPMGMTRAKECLNSAFDVSLEEGLDMEYDRSREVWDSHDHREGFAAMLEDREPEFEGE
- a CDS encoding cation-translocating P-type ATPase; the protein is MTDGIVDGDGGAGEAVQLRLEVPEMDCPSCAGKVENALDGVEGVTGSEFSPATGVVTLTAASAEAREAAVEAVEAAGYEVTDASEAGTERAGPAAAEPVWKTTRAKKTAAGAVLLLVGLAVRFLPLGLDVAVARPFGHPLFAADVVLLVAIAASGEVIVRNGYYSARNLSLDIDFLMTVAILGATAVSLFTPERLLIEAASLAVLFNVAELLERHAVDRARNSLTELLELAPERALVRRDGELTEVPAGEVDVGETVVVEPGEKVPLDGEVTEGESAVNEAPITGESVPVDKTVGDEVYAGSINESGYLEFSVTAGADDTTLSRVIDLVEGAQERKTDREQFVDRFAGYYTPIVVAAAILTATVPPLVLGWPGIEWLVNGITFLVIACPCAFVISTPVTVVSGVTSAARNGVLVKGGDHLEAMGEVDAVALDKTGTLTTGDLGVTDVVPLNGNDEDDVLRCARGLEARSEHPIAAAIVGHASAEGVEDGDREVEGFESLTGQGVRADLGGATHFAGKPALFEDLGFDLGHVHFTTDAGELPDDARDRCERAGCLDLVEDTIPRLQSEGKTVILVGTEAEVEGLIAVSDTIRPNAARTVDALREQGLTTVMLTGDNEGTARAVAEDVGVDEFRAGLLPEEKVEAVESLQDEFGEVAMVGDGINDAPALATADVGVAMGAAGSDTAIETADVALLGDDLSRLPYLTKLASRANGVIRQNIWGSLGVKAVLALGIPFGLVGVIHAVLIGDVGMTSAITGNAMRLARLKPEDL